The region GATTGGTCGCGACGACCTCGATCAACCGCTCGGGGAAATCTTTCGGATGCGGCGAAGTGAACCGAATCCGCTCGATCCCCTCGATGTTCGCGACCGCCGTGATCAGCTTGGCGAAATCGAAACCCTTGAAAGTATACGAATTGACGTTCTGGCCGAGCAGGGTGACCTGTTTGAAGCCGTGATCAGCCAATTGGCGCACTTCTTCGATCACATTGAACGGGTCGCGGCTACGCTCGCGGCCGCGCGTCATCGGGACGACGCAGAAGGTGCAGTAATTATCGCAGCCGCGCATCACGGCGACCCAGGCGTTGATACCGTGACGATTGGTCGGGAATACGTCGGCGTAGGTCTCATACTCCGACAGCGTCAGCTTGAATTCCTTCTCGCCGGTGTTGTGCACGCGGTCGATCATGACGGGCAACGCCTTGTAGGAGTCGGGGCCGGCGATCAGGTCGACACCGGTATTGGTCTCCAACAGCTCCTTTTTGAGATTCTGCGCCATGCAACCAAGCACTCCGAGGATCAACCGCTTGTTCCGCTTCTTCAGATGCCGCAACTCGCCGATGCGCGCCCGCACCTTGTCATGGGCGTTCTCGCGAATGGCGCAAGTATTCAGCAGCACGACTCCGGCCGCATCGGGGGTGTCGGTCAGAACAAATTCATTCCGCCGCAGAATCTCGCGCACGATTTCCGAGTCATACTCGTTCATCTGACAGCCGTAGGTCTCAACGTAAACTGTCTTGGCCGACTGTGCGAATGTC is a window of Candidatus Zixiibacteriota bacterium DNA encoding:
- the miaB gene encoding tRNA (N6-isopentenyl adenosine(37)-C2)-methylthiotransferase MiaB, whose product is MSEIDSQTFAQSAKTVYVETYGCQMNEYDSEIVREILRRNEFVLTDTPDAAGVVLLNTCAIRENAHDKVRARIGELRHLKKRNKRLILGVLGCMAQNLKKELLETNTGVDLIAGPDSYKALPVMIDRVHNTGEKEFKLTLSEYETYADVFPTNRHGINAWVAVMRGCDNYCTFCVVPMTRGRERSRDPFNVIEEVRQLADHGFKQVTLLGQNVNSYTFKGFDFAKLITAVANIEGIERIRFTSPHPKDFPERLIEVVATNPKACKHIHLPLQAGSNRVLDAMNRTYTREHFVVLAERMRKLIPGLVLTTDVIVGFPTETEAEFEETLAVMREVQFDSAFMFKYSERKGTVAQRTIPDDISDEVKTERMVRLVDQQRQISYIRNQAHLGQAFEVLVEGYGKRPSQLLGRNDGNKIVVFPDTGAKPGEFVTVRIEEVTPNTLIGVAV